A region of the Dermacentor albipictus isolate Rhodes 1998 colony chromosome 4, USDA_Dalb.pri_finalv2, whole genome shotgun sequence genome:
gtgataTTTGAGTCACTGTGGCCTGCGTGTAAAAAGACAAGGAGCGCATACGACTTCATTTCCTGCGTCATATTGGGAGCTGCTACCGAGAAATTATTGCGCTGTATTATTGACAGAGGGATCAGTGAAAGAACAGTAAAGCCACTAGGCATAAATAACGACACTATTAATGCTTGTGGTGTTTCCAATTTGTGTACTCGAATACCTCGCGTACACTGAAATTCTAGGCGCGTTTCTGGCATGCTTGCCATTACTAAATTCAGGTATAGGGAAAGCGCGAGAGATTTCCCTAGAAAAACCAGCTGTAGGCACATAAGTAAGGGTGAAGCAGACAAAGCAAGGTGAATTTCTTGTGTTCCATGCTTTGCAGTGGGCCTTTGTGCTTGTAATAAAACCGGTCTAGAACGTACGTCGCCGCAGTCTCGCAAAGTCAAAGCAACGCAACAGTATAGTCCTCCGATACAATAGACTGCAGAAACGGCAAATGAAAATGCCCTGTCTGAGTTTTACGAATGCCTGCATTGTGTTTCCCTTGGCATAATAAACCATTGTCTGCCCGTGTCTCCACAATTATTTCGTAGCTGAGTGAATACCGACCTTGAAAGACGGAACCAAGATGTTTTTTCGTGACCGTCGTACTCAGTGGGCGGCACTCAAAGTGCGTTCAGCAATAGTTGTGATGTCAACATTCGATATTATTTTATTAATATGCGGCGTATGCAACGTTCATGCCATTGGAGGTGACGTATTATCTTTGCATGTTTAAAAGAAAGATCACATTTAGGGAATGCTAGTGCCTTTAGGTGGCGCTGGATACTACTTGTCACATAGATGTTTATCGCCGTTGTTCCAGTTGCAgcaatcattaagctttcttcaaCAATGCCGAATGACGCAATGCAATATAAGGATCGCTGCTCTAGCTTCTTTTAAATTTTAAAACTGACGCATTGGGTTTAACTTTATAAATTAACACTGAGGCTGTGAAAGACGCCGCAAAATGAAGTGCTTTGGAATAATTTTGTCCATCTGGGTATCTTTAACGCGCATCGAAAGCACGGTATGCCTGGGCGTTTTTTCAGCATTTCGCTCTCATCAAATTGGCAGCCTCCGCGTCTATAATTAGAACCCGTTAACTTGTTCTTACAGATTAGTAAAAATGACACTAAGGTAAACCGTCGACACGCGCAGCAATACTTATGGGTACAGAAACTAAGCCAGATTATACTTCGAAGCTTTGCCTGAAAGGGACGCAGTCACTATAACACGAATTAATTGATTCAATAATTTTCTATTGTTTAGCTCTTGATTTAATACGAAGGTGGATAAAGGGAAGAACCTGTCTTCAGAGGAGAAGGCACGTTGGAAAGAGCACGATCTACAATCGGTCCAAAATTGCGGGTTTCTGGCAAAAGCCACGAGATCTATGGTGGTGCTACATTTTTCTAATACGCCCTACGGTCGGATACTTTCATCGTAAATCGGGAACTCATTTTGGCAGAGGTGTTTCTTCGCACAGTTTTGTGTGCCTGAGTACCACATGAGGTGTTTTGCCGCTGGTATAATAGGCTGCTTGCAGTTGAGGCAGGTGGATGGGGTTGTGCAAGGGACTTGTTTTTTCTAAGCTGGCCGCGGCTTATGTGTCACCATTGGCGTAGCCATCATACTAGCATATGTGCTCTGAGCAGACATCTGCGAAAACTAGGAATTATATTAACTTGACCTTCGGGTCTGCCGGATAAGGCTTTTCTGGTGtagtggtttttttttgtttggcacTCTGCATCGTAGTTGTGTTGTAGTAAACATTCCAGCACTGAGCATTCTTTGGTACAGCAAGTCCTTCGTCACTGAATTATCAACAGGCACGTgaatagaaaaaaattaagaTGTAAAATGCCAGACAGAAAATATTTAGCTTGCACACCTGGTGCACAGAAAGCTTTACAAAAACAAATGAAGTCCTAAATAGCAAAACTGAAGGCAATGCTGAATGCAGACTTCCTAGAAACTTCCATTCTTTACCACAGTCTGTGTGATTATCTTGTTGGAAATGAAGAAGCAACACAGTTAAGATGTTATTTAGTAACAGTGGCAGAGAAATTGCCGCACGACATCCGCATCAGAAATCGACATCCACGCCCGAAATTCTCGGTGCGAGGGAGGGGGAATGTGTTGCGGAGACATTACGGCGTCGGACTGCTGCTGTTTTTATAAAAGGAACTGTGAAGCCCTGCTGCTTCTATAAAAGGAAGAACGTACAGGTGCATTTAATCTAAGCTGAAGTACGATGCCCATGGTCGAAGAGCTTCAAGACTGCACGGCGGCACCAACATACGAAAATTTGGAGCACTAAACATCGCTCGAATTACTGGTAGTTAGTATAGCACTTTCCCGCCAAGCATTTTAATTCGAGAGGTATAGAGACTGTTATGCATATTGAGTTTTGTACCTGCACTGAACAATAAGATATCCAGTAATATATAAGTAATATATAACAACGTTGGTTATTTTTACACGAACAAAAGAAGACCAAATGTGACAAACGCGTTGCGTGGGTCAGTAGTGATACTTGATACCCTCCCTTTAGCCCTTTAGAGGCAAAAGACCCACAGAAAGGAATTGAAACATGGCGCTACTTTTGCAAGCAACGACTTCTATTATACTAATATGCAAAATATTAAAATCACCTTCCGTTTTTCGGCAGTAGCAGGCGGTAAAATATTCGTGCGCCAACATTGAGAATATCAAATTGTAGATACCGGTAGTGACGTCTGTATGTAGCTGTCATAAGAAAACAGCTGTCAAgaaaacaaggaagaaaaaaacacgcTTTGTAAGATATGGTTATAATAGCTACAGTGCTCTGTCGTATGACCTGTGATAAACTAATACTGCAAGCTTTATATTTGTATCTCGCACCgtgctttttcttcattttcttttgtcAACAGCTTCGCTAGCGTTAGTTTGGACGCACGGTGTGTGTCAAAGGGGCACGACACATGCCCTCTATTCCGCatttaacaagaaaaaaaaagtgaaatgagtattgaacaaaaaaaagttttttgtcTCTGCTAAGCGGAAGTCATATCCACataaatttttctttttgcgctcTTTATATGCTATGTTTGCTGTGTAAAGGGGCCACTGTGGGCGTTCGCAATGGTTAACGCGGGGGTCAGGTACGGCACATAAAAATGTAGGTCAAGCGGCAAGCTAGTGCTGATGATGATTCTTGGAAAGTGGTCATCTTTACTACAGCTTGATTCAGTCAGGATTCAAATGGACAATAACAGTTGACGTAGGAATTAGGCATCCGTTTCATGCCATAATAAAATTGAAAGGGAAATGGCGTGAACATCTTTCAGTGACTCACAGCCAATCAAGCCTGAAGTGAGAACCATAAAATTAAAATTTTTCTTTAAAACACACTGACAATTGCACCAAAAGTACGTAAACATTTTGTGGAATGGTATACTAACGCTGTTTAATTCATTACAGAAATGCGAGAAAGTGGCGTCTACTTGACACTATCGTCCTTCAGTGACCATGGAATTTTACCCTTTTTCGAGCTAAACTGGTTCGGAATACCACACAGATACATCGGACTTGTATCTGTCATGTTGTCAACAAGGAATCCGCCCCAAAGTCCTTCCGATATTCTCGCCCGCCAGCCTATCAAGAAACCCACCGAATCGTTCGTTACACGTATTAAAGCACCGAACTTCAACGTCACTACTTTGATGAAAGGAAAGTGCCTCGGGTACTGGGCCCTTGTAGTGGAAACATCGGGAGATGTGAAATCGTCGAGGCCAGATAAAGTGCTGTATTCATCGTGCTTGACTCCTCAGCCTCGATGGATGAGAGAGAACTGTGCTGCCCTGTCTACGATCAAGCTAACCGATATGCTAATCCCCGGAACGCACAATGCCGGAATGTACAAAGCAGGGTACACACACCCGCACGAACAGTTGATATTTAACCAAGATCAAACCACCTGGCAGCAGCTCGCGTACGGTATTCGCGGCCTGGATTTGAGGGTGCAGTATTGCAACGGCGACTATTATATTACCCATGACATCATGCGAGGGCAGCCGACTGTACGGCAAGTGCTCAGGGAAGTTCGTAAGTTCGTGGAAGAAACAGGGGAATTGGTGCTCTTGGATTTCCACAGGTTCCCCAAAGGTTTCGAGCAACAACGCAAGGTCGCCACCACACGACACGATAAACTTGTGCATCTCATTGTTACGGAACTGAAGGGTGTGCTTCTGAAGCGGTTCGACTACTTGAAGACAATGGGTGAAATATTAGGGGCGTGTAGGAATGAAGGGAGAACGCACGGCGGTGTCATAGTATTTTACAATTCCAGAgactaccatggaccttaccaaGAGTTCTTGGCTCCCGGAGTATGTCAGAAGTGGCCTAACGCACAATCCAAGGAGGCGCTGATGGAGTACCTAAAAACAAAGGCATGTGCGCGCGGGGCGGGTTATATGGTCGCTATAATGGCGGAACTCACACCCAAATTTCCAAAATTCGTTGTTAGTACACGCAAGTTGGCAGAGTGGGTAAATCGCGACATAACGGAGCTTTTCAGGCGCCAGCCGCAGAAGTACTCTGGCA
Encoded here:
- the LOC135899993 gene encoding uncharacterized protein, with the protein product MFFRDRRTQWAALKVRSAIVVMSTFDIILLICGVCNVHAIGEMRESGVYLTLSSFSDHGILPFFELNWFGIPHRYIGLVSVMLSTRNPPQSPSDILARQPIKKPTESFVTRIKAPNFNVTTLMKGKCLGYWALVVETSGDVKSSRPDKVLYSSCLTPQPRWMRENCAALSTIKLTDMLIPGTHNAGMYKAGYTHPHEQLIFNQDQTTWQQLAYGIRGLDLRVQYCNGDYYITHDIMRGQPTVRQVLREVRKFVEETGELVLLDFHRFPKGFEQQRKVATTRHDKLVHLIVTELKGVLLKRFDYLKTMGEILGACRNEGRTHGGVIVFYNSRDYHGPYQEFLAPGVCQKWPNAQSKEALMEYLKTKACARGAGYMVAIMAELTPKFPKFVVSTRKLAEWVNRDITELFRRQPQKYSGIIATDFFLGNGIIDVAIESNLLRGRQILSNEKFGQRKN